Proteins encoded in a region of the Magallana gigas chromosome 8, xbMagGiga1.1, whole genome shotgun sequence genome:
- the LOC105336322 gene encoding ferritin, lower subunit yields the protein MRFFVTALFGLVIALLGYHGHARLGGVTASASKAPVSDHVPLVEQNFVKINRKGLSKMISDCFNLYYQYLSMANYFGRADVALPGFQKFFTTSAERELTRAKDMMEYMNKRGGTLDLLPIKKPVTGDFSDGRSALDLARRLSRKLNARALVNHNIAVSKRDPNLKLFYEETIIDGQVDVIKELGDLITRLDLMNKSQRGGLALYMFDLELQK from the exons ATGAGGTTCTTTGTGACTGCGTTATTTGGTTTGGTGATTGCTCTGCTGGGGTACCATGGACACGCACGGCTGGGTGGGGTCACAGCGAGCGCCAGCAAGGCCCCTGTTTCCG ACCATGTGCCGCTTGTGGAACAGAACTTTGTTAAGATCAATAGGAAAGGACTCAGCAAAATGATCTCCGACTGTTTCAACCTCTACTATCAGTACCTTTCTATG GCCAATTATTTTGGACGTGCCGATGTCGCACTTCCGGGATTTCAAAAATTCTTCACCACAAGTGCCGAAAGGGAGCTAACTCGTGCCAAGGACATGATGGAGTATATGAACAAAAGAGGGGGAACTTTGGATCTATTGCCAATTAAG AAACCAGTGACAGGAGACTTCAGCGACGGGAGGTCCGCACTAGACCTAGCACGAAGACTGTCTCGGAAGCTAAATGCGAGGGCCTTGGTGAATCACAACATTGCTGTGTCAAAACGGGACCCAAAC TTGAAACTATTTTATGAGGAGACCATTATCGATGGACAGGTGGATGTAATAAAAGAGCTGGGGGATCTAATTACCCGGCTAGACCTCATGAACAAGTCTCAGAGGGGTGGACTCGCACTGTACATGTTTGATCTAGAGCTACAGAAATAG
- the LOC105336310 gene encoding yolk ferritin has protein sequence MKYLVVFAFLALAYADVKNVRQKFKDTTITALNDQITRELQASYFYQAYSQYFARADVSLPGFSKFFSEASKEERSHAEKLMEYINKRGGDVQMKEIKLQDVCDVVSKGLDSTTLTFTKTTSCICNFMTGDATALSGIDCDKSMRDSWFNGLLAMEDTLVLERYVNEELLKIHSGHDDDAHLSHVLEHDFLDEQVNAIKEIGDKISQLKRAGKGLGEYLFDQKL, from the exons ATGAAGTATCTCGTCGTTTTCGCTTTTCTTGCCCTGGCATACGCTG ACGTGAAAAATGTCCGTCAGAAGTTCAAAGATACAACCATCACGGCGCTGAATGACCAGATCACGCGTGAATTACAAGCCAGTTACTTCTACCAAGCTTAc TCGCAGTACTTTGCCCGGGCTGATGTGTCCCTCCCCGGATTCTCCAAGTTTTTCTCCGAGGCGTCCAAAGAGGAGAGATCTCACGCTGAGAAGTTGATGGAGTACATCAACAAGAGGGGCGGGGACGTCCAGATGAAGGAaatcaag TTGCAAGACGTCTGTGACGTAGTATCCAAGGGTCTGGACAGCACCACCTTGACCTTTACAAAAACCACCTCCTGT ATTTGCAACTTTATGACCGGTGATGCAACTGCTCTTAGCGGGATCGATTGTGAC AAATCCATGCGTGACAGCTGGTTCAACGGATTGCTTGCTATGGAGGACACTCTGGTGCTAGAACGATACGTTAATGAAGAACTGCTTAAAATCCACAGCGGGCACGATGATGATGCTCAT CTATCTCATGTGTTGGAACACGATTTCTTGGATGAACAAGTGAATGCCATCAAGGAGATTGGAGATAAGATCAGCCAGCTGAAGAGAGCAGGCAAGGGTCTTGGAGAGTACCTGTTTGACCAGAAGTTGTAG
- the LOC136270975 gene encoding kielin/chordin-like protein, with protein sequence MLKLLVLLSAVLVVCSAQSCTNCQIDGRTYRGGSNFRFDRGCYRFSCYCNCDGSWNCPGRVTTNKCTGGGNQNASACGNCQIDGRTYRGGSNFQLGRGGNRFSCECNCEGSYYCRLTTNKSTGGGNQNAGACGNCQIDGRTYRGGSNFQLGRGGNRFSCECNCEGSYYCRLTTNKSTGGGNQNAGACGNCQIDGRTYRGGSNFQLGKGGNRFSCECNCEGSYYCRLTTNKSTGGGNQNAGACGNCQIDGRTYRGGSNFQLGREGNRFSCKCNCEGSYYCRLTTNKSTGGGNQNAGACGNCQIDGRTYKGGSNFQLGRGGNRFSCECNCEGSYYCRLTTNKSTGGGNQNAGACGNCQIDGRTYRGGSNFRFDRECYRFSCFCNCDGSWNCPGRVTTNKYTGGGNQNAGACGNCQIDGRTYRGSSNFQLGRGGNRFSCECNCEGSYYCRLTTNKSTGGGNQNAGACGNCQIDGRTYRGGSNFRLGRGCYRFSCYCNCDGSWNCPGRVTTNKCTGGGNQNAGACGNCQIDGRTYRGGSNFQLRRGGNRFSCVCNCEGSYYCRLTTNKSTGGGNQNAGACGNCQIDGRTYRGGSNFQLSREGNRFSCKCNCEGSYYCRLTTNKSTGGGNQNAGACGNCQIDGRTYRGGSNFQLGRGGNRFSCECNCEGSYYCRLTTNKSTGGGNQNAGACGNCQIDGRTYRGGSNFQLGREGNRFSCECNCEGSYYCRLTTNKSTGGGNQNAGACGNCQIDGRTYRGGSNFQLGREGNRFSCKCNCEGSYYCRLTTNKSTGGGNQNAGACGNCQIDGRTYRGGSNFQLGRGGNRFSCECNCEGFYYCRLTTNKSTGGGNQNAGACGNCQIDGRTYRGGSNFQLGREGNRFSCKCNCKGSYYCRLTTNKSTGGGN encoded by the coding sequence ATGCTGAAACTTCTGGTACTCCTTAGTGCTGTTCTCGTGGTGTGTAGTGCCCAGAGCTGTACAAACTGTCAGATTGATGGGCGTACATACAGAGGCGGTAGTAATTTCCGGTTCGACAGAGGATGCTATCGTTTCTCCTGTTATTGCAACTGCGATGGATCTTGGAATTGCCCGGGCAGAGTAACTACTAACAAATGTACAGGAGGCGGCAACCAAAATGCAAGCGCTTGTGGAAACTGCCAGATTGATGGACGTACATACAGAGGCGGTAGTAATTTCCAGTTGGGCAGAGGAGGCAATCGTTTCTCCTGTGAGTGCAACTGCGAGGGATCTTACTATTGCCGTTTAACTACTAACAAATCCACAGGAGGCGGCAACCAAAATGCAGGCGCTTGTGGAAACTGCCAGATTGATGGACGTACATACAGAGGCGGTAGTAATTTCCAGTTGGGCAGAGGAGGCAATCGTTTCTCCTGTGAGTGCAACTGCGAGGGATCTTACTATTGCCGTTTAACTACTAACAAATCCACAGGAGGCGGCAACCAAAATGCAGGCGCTTGTGGAAACTGCCAGATTGATGGACGTACATACAGAGGCGGTAGTAATTTCCAGTTGGGCAAAGGAGGCAATCGTTTCTCCTGTGAGTGCAACTGCGAGGGATCTTACTATTGCCGTTTAACTACTAACAAATCCACAGGAGGCGGCAACCAAAATGCAGGCGCTTGTGGAAACTGCCAGATTGATGGACGTACATACAGAGGCGGTAGTAATTTCCAGTTGGGCAGAGAAGGCAATCGTTTCTCCTGTAAGTGCAACTGCGAGGGATCTTACTATTGCCGTTTAACTACTAACAAATCCACCGGAGGCGGCAACCAAAATGCAGGCGCTTGTGGAAACTGCCAGATTGATGGACGTACATACAAAGGCGGTAGTAATTTCCAGTTGGGCAGAGGAGGCAATCGTTTCTCCTGTGAGTGCAACTGCGAGGGATCTTACTATTGCCGTTTAactacaaacaaatccacaggAGGCGGCAACCAAAATGCAGGCGCTTGTGGAAACTGCCAGATTGATGGACGTACATACAGAGGCGGTAGTAATTTCCGGTTCGACAGAGAATGCTATCGTTTCTCCTGTTTTTGCAACTGCGATGGATCTTGGAATTGCCCGGGCAGAGTAACTACTAACAAATATACAGGAGGCGGCAACCAAAATGCAGGCGCTTGTGGAAACTGCCAGATTGATGGACGTACATACAGAGGCAGTAGTAATTTCCAGTTGGGCAGAGGAGGCAATCGTTTCTCCTGTGAGTGCAACTGCGAGGGATCTTACTATTGCCGTTTAACTACTAACAAATCCACCGGAGGCGGCAACCAAAATGCAGGCGCTTGTGGAAACTGCCAGATTGATGGACGTACATACAGAGGCGGTAGTAATTTCCGGTTGGGCAGAGGATGCTATCGTTTCTCCTGTTATTGCAACTGCGATGGATCTTGGAATTGCCCGGGCAGAGTAACTACTAACAAGTGTACAGGAGGCGGCAACCAAAATGCAGGCGCTTGTGGAAACTGCCAGATTGATGGACGTACATACAGAGGCGGTAGTAATTTCCAGTTGCGCAGAGGAGGCAATCGTTTCTCCTGTGTGTGCAACTGCGAGGGATCTTACTATTGCCGTTTAACTACTAACAAATCCACAGGAGGCGGCAACCAAAATGCAGGCGCTTGTGGAAACTGCCAGATTGATGGACGTACATACCGAGGCGGTAGTAATTTCCAGTTGAGCAGAGAAGGCAATCGTTTCTCCTGTAAGTGCAACTGCGAGGGATCTTACTATTGCCGTTTAACTACTAACAAATCCACAGGAGGCGGCAACCAAAATGCAGGCGCTTGTGGAAACTGCCAGATTGATGGACGTACATACAGAGGCGGTAGTAATTTCCAGTTGGGCAGAGGAGGCAATCGTTTCTCCTGTGAGTGCAACTGCGAGGGATCTTACTATTGCCGTTTAACTACTAACAAATCCACAGGAGGCGGCAACCAAAATGCAGGCGCTTGTGGAAACTGCCAGATTGATGGACGTACATACAGAGGCGGTAGTAATTTCCAGTTGGGCAGAGAAGGCAATCGTTTCTCCTGTGAGTGCAACTGCGAGGGATCTTACTATTGCCGTTTAACTACTAACAAATCCACAGGAGGCGGCAACCAAAATGCAGGCGCTTGTGGAAACTGCCAGATTGATGGACGTACATACAGAGGCGGTAGTAATTTCCAGTTGGGCAGAGAAGGCAATCGTTTCTCCTGTAAGTGCAACTGCGAGGGATCTTACTATTGCCGTTTAACTACTAACAAATCCACAGGAGGCGGCAACCAAAATGCAGGCGCTTGTGGAAACTGCCAGATTGATGGACGTACATACAGAGGCGGTAGTAATTTCCAGTTGGGCAGAGGAGGCAATCGTTTCTCCTGTGAGTGCAACTGCGAGGGATTTTACTATTGCCGTTTAACTACTAACAAATCCACAGGAGGCGGCAACCAAAATGCAGGCGCTTGTGGAAACTGCCAGATTGATGGACGTACATACAGAGGCGGTAGTAATTTCCAGTTGGGCAGAGAAGGCAATCGTTTCTCCTGTAAGTGCAACTGCAAGGGATCTTACTATTGCCGTTTAACTACTAACAAATCCACAGGAGGCGGCAACTAA